One genomic region from Nostoc sphaeroides encodes:
- a CDS encoding nuclease-related domain-containing DEAD/DEAH box helicase encodes MARMIPEKLSPTTKSNAEKKLFQFFAKDLSNDYIVFHGAWWQHIKYVVQDREADFIIIHPEKGILIVEAKGGEIRYDSFNKAWYQNQIRMKISPFEQARQIKYKFLDFISKHSEFSMQNFCIGQCIAFPDVDEVINGLPSEAPQEILLLRPQIKNINNWVSSVFSYYAKGKIIKLGSNRTEKIVDLISPSTKFKKYIANDINDTKQEIIQLTEQQFNILNYLYHHSKCIILGCAGSGKTQLAIEKARRLCQHQIRTLVICKSNNLSLYLAASLQHEIQSGYCVVYSFEEVKVKNYKVKFEFTAIIVDEGQDFEPQEINDLSNLIPHDGIFYIFQDSNQNLSKNANKFALGVIPNTLDKNCRNTEKIFKYAKPFVSCTHPIKSSSIDGRDVVQRLYQETNEIFRMLEEDILNLVEQENVIPSQIVILTDMYPLAKSILSDYSHINRFHLKEYSFSNKDPNTLQWSNVGMYKGLESDVIILFFEKAKTLIPSRWDIANKYIGATRAKSFLIIYESPDPEIDF; translated from the coding sequence TATCGCCAACAACAAAGAGCAATGCTGAAAAGAAGCTATTTCAATTTTTTGCAAAAGACCTTAGTAATGATTATATTGTTTTTCATGGAGCATGGTGGCAGCACATCAAATATGTCGTCCAGGATAGAGAAGCTGACTTCATAATTATTCATCCTGAAAAAGGAATACTCATAGTAGAAGCTAAAGGAGGAGAAATAAGATATGATTCTTTTAATAAGGCTTGGTATCAAAACCAAATTAGGATGAAAATATCTCCCTTTGAGCAAGCTAGACAAATTAAGTATAAGTTCTTAGATTTTATTAGTAAGCACAGCGAATTTTCAATGCAAAATTTTTGTATTGGACAATGTATTGCTTTCCCTGATGTCGATGAGGTTATAAATGGACTCCCTTCTGAAGCACCACAAGAAATATTACTTTTACGTCCTCAAATAAAAAATATTAATAACTGGGTTTCTTCCGTTTTCAGTTACTATGCGAAGGGAAAAATTATAAAACTTGGAAGTAATCGTACAGAAAAAATCGTTGACCTTATATCTCCAAGTACTAAGTTTAAAAAATATATAGCCAATGATATTAATGATACAAAACAAGAAATTATTCAATTAACCGAGCAACAATTCAACATCTTAAATTACCTCTATCATCATTCTAAGTGCATAATTTTAGGATGTGCTGGTTCAGGGAAAACTCAATTAGCAATAGAAAAAGCTAGAAGGTTGTGTCAACATCAAATAAGAACGTTAGTGATTTGTAAATCTAACAACCTTTCACTATATCTTGCAGCATCCTTGCAACATGAAATCCAATCAGGATACTGCGTGGTTTATAGCTTTGAAGAAGTAAAGGTAAAAAATTATAAGGTTAAATTTGAGTTTACGGCAATCATTGTTGATGAAGGGCAAGACTTTGAACCTCAGGAAATTAACGACTTAAGCAACTTGATTCCACATGATGGAATATTCTACATTTTTCAAGACAGTAATCAAAATCTTTCAAAGAATGCAAATAAATTTGCACTTGGGGTAATTCCAAATACTTTGGATAAAAACTGTCGAAATACTGAAAAAATATTCAAATATGCAAAGCCATTTGTATCCTGTACCCATCCAATAAAGAGTTCATCTATTGATGGAAGGGATGTTGTACAACGACTCTATCAAGAGACAAATGAGATATTTAGGATGTTAGAAGAAGATATTCTAAATTTAGTTGAGCAAGAGAACGTTATTCCTAGCCAAATTGTTATATTAACTGATATGTATCCACTGGCTAAGTCCATACTTTCAGATTATTCGCATATCAATCGTTTTCATCTCAAAGAGTATTCATTTTCTAATAAAGATCCAAATACTCTTCAGTGGTCGAATGTAGGGATGTATAAAGGTCTAGAAAGTGATGTGATAATCCTATTCTTTGAGAAGGCGAAAACATTAATCCCAAGTAGGTGGGATATTGCAAATAAATATATCGGAGCAACAAGAGCAAAAAGCTTTCTTATTATTTATGAATCTCCTGATCCAGAAATTGACTTTTAA
- a CDS encoding RNA-directed DNA polymerase — MGRTADVRLDLLKTDKSTFNIDNLMNKDFLIDQIRKREVFERAYVYAISYRITHDSYCNFIEIDYYRQNKEKLFKEIESSLENPNLYDAETAFSYYLPKSDMFFRRMIYTPFKDLVIKFIFVSVLAELLDFTFVQTCFSYRLERNIEKKKKSKGNLYRYYYEGVKEFIAWQLSQVENSSCMLKTDISSFYDSISHEYLLLAISKQINIAKDTHFLILFGKTLKFKICYYSIVDGKLSETYNSQGIPIGNEAEGFIANIFLKEADEALFNLGINFGRYVDDFRIFTNSKTDAVKASIILQEFLLKIGVNLNASKTKVIEAEEEIINFIEESKESGVSAMPFQEEEYDESKQEKKLNKTYIIKEIDSEKISMHKESYYLEHQTVFLKIEDINNEDKAKQFGKFLNEIPLGIELETQIFSEHIEWLYQLSKMYPKHGKLYSWLFVKFLSQDYSDDVQRISLKYLFAVFDDELINTFIKTRIIHHLVKPRKGALTYIERISARKNLRERIIEHITKLMRITCMALQLNCIYAYYLLFKDHRYVEDFVSKSLKRPIPEPIQNAVYQIGTLCFQGSSRLVSFEEILEESEIEYESESIIFQ, encoded by the coding sequence AAGAGAGAAGTTTTTGAAAGAGCTTATGTATATGCCATATCGTACAGAATTACTCATGATTCTTACTGTAACTTTATTGAGATAGATTACTATAGGCAAAATAAAGAGAAGTTGTTTAAAGAGATTGAATCATCTCTTGAAAATCCAAATTTATATGATGCAGAAACTGCATTTTCTTACTATCTACCAAAATCAGATATGTTCTTCAGGAGAATGATATACACTCCATTTAAAGACTTAGTAATTAAATTTATTTTTGTGTCTGTATTAGCTGAATTATTGGACTTTACGTTTGTTCAAACTTGCTTTTCATATCGCCTTGAGAGAAATATTGAAAAAAAGAAGAAATCCAAGGGAAATTTATATAGGTATTACTATGAAGGTGTTAAAGAATTTATCGCTTGGCAATTATCACAAGTTGAGAACAGCAGTTGTATGTTGAAAACCGATATATCGTCTTTTTATGATTCCATATCTCACGAATACTTGCTATTAGCGATTTCAAAACAAATTAATATAGCAAAAGACACACATTTCTTAATTCTTTTTGGTAAAACTTTGAAGTTCAAAATCTGTTACTACTCAATTGTGGATGGGAAACTAAGTGAAACATATAATAGTCAAGGTATACCGATAGGAAATGAAGCAGAGGGATTTATAGCCAATATATTTCTGAAGGAAGCTGACGAAGCATTATTTAACTTGGGTATAAACTTTGGAAGATATGTAGATGATTTCCGTATTTTTACGAACAGTAAAACTGATGCGGTTAAAGCCTCAATAATATTACAAGAATTTCTTTTAAAAATAGGGGTAAATTTAAACGCTTCTAAAACCAAGGTTATAGAAGCTGAAGAAGAAATAATTAATTTTATTGAAGAGTCAAAGGAAAGTGGAGTTTCTGCAATGCCATTTCAAGAAGAGGAATATGATGAAAGCAAGCAAGAAAAAAAGCTAAATAAAACATACATAATAAAAGAAATTGATTCAGAAAAAATAAGTATGCATAAAGAATCTTACTATTTAGAACATCAAACAGTATTTTTAAAAATAGAAGATATTAATAATGAAGATAAAGCAAAACAGTTTGGTAAGTTTTTAAATGAAATTCCATTAGGTATAGAGCTAGAAACTCAAATATTTAGTGAGCATATAGAATGGCTATACCAATTATCTAAAATGTATCCAAAACATGGAAAATTATACTCTTGGTTATTTGTAAAGTTTTTATCTCAAGATTATAGTGATGATGTCCAGAGGATTAGCCTTAAATATCTTTTCGCTGTATTTGATGATGAGCTTATTAATACATTTATCAAGACTAGAATCATTCATCATCTAGTTAAGCCACGAAAGGGGGCATTAACGTATATAGAAAGAATATCAGCAAGAAAAAATTTAAGAGAGAGGATTATTGAACATATAACTAAGTTAATGAGAATCACCTGTATGGCATTGCAATTAAATTGTATATATGCTTACTATTTGCTTTTCAAAGATCATAGATATGTGGAAGATTTTGTATCGAAAAGTTTAAAACGTCCAATACCAGAACCAATTCAAAATGCAGTTTATCAAATTGGAACTTTATGTTTCCAAGGCTCTTCAAGGTTGGTTTCTTTTGAAGAAATTTTGGAAGAGAGTGAAATAGAATATGAATCTGAAAGTATTATTTTCCAGTGA